Proteins found in one Sorghum bicolor cultivar BTx623 chromosome 1, Sorghum_bicolor_NCBIv3, whole genome shotgun sequence genomic segment:
- the LOC8055599 gene encoding homeobox-leucine zipper protein ROC3, translated as MFGDCQVLSSMAAMAGASSSADALFIPNPGALAGFMSSSAAAMPFHHFSTTAASLIPKEEGGIMGALQVAKDEDMDQLEMDMELSGGSGSAHLDGLLSFADVDDDRTEQKPQHSGLELQTTVDAAGQQQQQQQLATANGKKKRYHRHTAHQIQQMEALFKECPHPDDKQRLKLSQELGLKPRQVKFWFQNRRTQMKAQQDRADNVLLRAENESLKSDNYRLQAAIRNVVCPNCGHAAVLGEMSYEEQQLRIENARLKDELDRLACIATRYGGGRQPSMSSALGCLSAPPPVLMPPLDLDMNVYARHFTDQSSVMGCGDLIQSVLAPQQQIPVGGAEHHATSSFMGAAIGPVQEQDRQLVLDLAATAADTLAKMCRAGEPLWLRRRGASSEVMVADEHARMFSWPVDGGQQGSASTGAAARTEGSRDSAVVIMNSITLVDAFLDANKWMELFPSIVSKARTIQVINHGARSGHMGSGSLLLMQAEVQFPSPLVPAREVVFFRYCMHNGDEGTWSVVDFPADGFQLEGLQTSSVVKCCRRPSGCIIQDMPNGYSSVVWVEHMEMVGEEKPLHQVFKDYVASGYAFGATRWVSLLQRQCERLASELARNIADLGVIRTPEARTNMMKLSQRMITTFSANISASGSQSWTALSETTEDTIRVTTRKNTDPGQPSGVILTAVSTSWLPFSHQQVFELLADEQQRCQLEILSNGGSLHEVAHIANGSHPRNCISLLRINAASNSSQNVELMLQETSTHPDGGSLVVFATVDVDAIQVTMSGEDPSYIPLLPLGFAIFPATNPSPAATSTSSGNGESSPGNTDEPTSGCLLTVGMQVLASAVPSAKLNLSSITAINSHVCNAIHQITTALKGQGAGVSGVEPVAAAGSD; from the exons atgtTTGGGGATTGCCAGGTCCTGTCCTCGATGGCCGCCATGGCCGGGGCCTCCTCGTCGGCGGACGCGCTCTTCATCCCCAACCCAGGCGCGCTCGCCGGATTCatgtcctcctccgccgccgccatgccATTCCACCATTTCTCCACCACTGCCGCCTCCCTGATACCT AAGGAGGAGGGCGGCATCATGGGTGCGCTCCAGGTGGCCAAGGACGAGGACATGGATCAGTTGGAGATGGACATGGAGCTCAGCGGCGGCTCTGGGAGCGCCCACCTGGACGGCCTGCTCAGCTTCGCGGACGTGGACGACGACCGGACGGAGCAGAAGCCGCAGCACAGCGGCCTCGAACTCCAGACGACGGTGGACGCCGccgggcagcagcagcagcagcagcagctggccaCCGCCAACGGCAAGAAGAAGCGGTACCACCGCCACACGGCACACCAGATCCAGCAGATGGAAGC GCTGTTCAAGGAGTGCCCACACCCGGACGACAAGCAGCGCCTCAAGCTGAGCCAGGAGCTGGGGCTCAAACCCCGCCAGGTCAAGTTCTGGTTCCAGAACCGGCGCACCCAGATGAAGGCGCAGCAGGACCGCGCCGACAACGTCCTCCTCCGCGCCGAGAACGAGAGCCTCAAGAGCGACAACTACCGCCTGCAGGCCGCCATCCGCAACGTCGTCTGCCCCAACTGCGGCCACGCCGCCGTCCTCGGAGAGATGTCCTACGAGGAGCAGCAGCTCCGCATCGAGAACGCCAGGCTCAAGGACGAG CTCGACCGCTTGGCGTGCATTGCGACCCGCTACGGCGGCGGACGACAGCCGAGCATGTCGTCCGCGCTGGGCTGCTTATCGGCGCCGCCTCCGGTACTCATGCCGCCGCTCGACCTCGACATGAATGTATACGCTCGCCATTTCACCGACCAGTCTTCAGTCATGGGCTGCGGCGACCTCATCCAGTCCGTCCTCGCGCCACAGCAGCAGATCCCCGTCGGCGGCGCCGAGCACCACGCGACGTCGTCGTTCATGGGCGCCGCCATCGGGCCTGTCCAGGAGCAGGACAGGCAGCTGGTGCTCGACCTCGCCGCCACGGCGGCAGACACCCTCGCCAAGATGTGCCGCGCGGGCGAGCCGCTCTGGCTGCGGCGCCGCGGCGCGAGCTCCGAGGTCATGGTGGCTGATGAGCACGCCCGGATGTTCAGCTGGCCCGTCGACGGCGGGCAGCAGGGCAGTGCCTCTACGGGTGCCGCGGCCAGGACCGAGGGATCAAGGGACAGCGCCGTGGTTATCATGAACAGTATTACGCTGGTGGATGCCTTCCTGGATGCT AACAAGTGGATGGAGCTGTTCCCTTCGATCGTGTCCAAGGCAAGAACCATTCAGGTCATAAACCATGGAGCTCGTTCTGGTCATATGGGCAGTGGATCTCTCCTCTTG ATGCAAGCGGAGGTGCAGTTCCCGTCTCCTCTGGTGCCGGCGCGGGAGGTGGTTTTCTTCAGGTACTGCATGCACAACGGCGATGAGGGGACCTGGTCCGTCGTCGACTTCCCGGCCGACGGGTTCCAGCTAGAAGGTCTGCAGACCTCATCTGTTGTCAAGTGCTGTAGGCGACCCTCCGGTTGCATCATTCAGGacatgcccaacggctactcAAGT GTGGTGTGGGTGGAGCACATGGAGATGGTTGGAGAGGAGAAGCCACTGCACCAGGTGTTCAAGGATTATGTTGCCAGCGGCTATGCCTTTGGGGCCACACGCTGGGTGTCCCTGCTCCAGCGCCAATGTGAGCGCCTTGCCAGTGAGCTCGCCCGCAACATCGCCGACCTTGGAG TGATCCGCACTCCAGAGGCGAGAACAAATATGATGAAGCTGTCACAACGGATGATAACTACTTTCTCTGCCAACATCAGTGCTTCTGGAAGCCAATCTTGGACGGCACTCTCAGAAACTACAGAGGACACAATTAGGGTCACTACTCGTAAGAACACGGATCCAGGCCAGCCCAGTGGTGTCATTCTAACTGCTGTCTCTACTAGTTGGCTTCCTTTCAGCCATCAGCAGGTCTTTGAGCTTCTTGCAGATGAACAACAGCGTTGCCAG CTTGAGATTTTGTCAAATGGGGGCTCACTTCACGAAGTGGCACACATTGCAAATGGATCACATCCAAGGAATTGCATTTCTCTTCTTCGAATTAAT GCTGCAAGCAACTCCTCCCAGAATGTGGAACTCATGCTGCAGGAGACCAGCACCCACCCTGATGGCGGGAGCCTTGTGGTGTTTGCGACTGTGGATGTGGATGCCATCCAAGTGACAATGAGTGGCGAGGACCCTTCCTACATCCCACTTCTCCCCCTGGGCTTTGCCATCTTCCCGGCCACCAACCCTTCGCCAGCAGCAACCAGCACAAGCTCCGGCAATGGTGAAAGCAGCCCAGGTAACACAGATGAGCCCACCAGTGGCTGCCTCCTCACCGTCGGCATGCAGGTGCTAGCAAGCGCGGTGCCCTCAGCTAAGCTGAATCTCTCCAGCATCACTGCAATCAACAGCCATGTCTGCAACGCCATCCACCAGATTACAACCGCACTCAAAGGCCAAGGAGCTGGGGTGAGCGGGGTTGAACCGGTGGCTGCTGCTGGCTCCGACTAG